The sequence below is a genomic window from Aureispira sp. CCB-E.
CATCATTAGGATTGAGTTGCCGTCTAACATGAAAAACTCTAAGAATCATCAATAAATATTCAGCTATAACGTGATAGATCACTCTATAATTTCCTGCATTGACGTGACGAATATTTTTATCATCTTTCAGCTCTGGAATTGGTCGACCTCTAAGAGGTTGAACTTTTAAACCTTCGACTTGTTGGAAGATTTGCCCCATTTGTTTACTGGAAGGGTATTGATTATAATATTCTTCAATTTCTTCTAAATCATTTAATGCTCTTGTAGAGTATTTAACCGTTACTTTAGCCATTTTTTGAATCGTTCTTTTACTTCTTCTTCAGAATGAAATTTACCTTCTTCAACTTCTTTCAAAGCATCTTTGATGCCTTGAATTTCTTCTTCTGTTGGAACCCAATTATCTTCTTGTTGTTGGGCTTGAAAAACAAGTTGTTCAATGGCTGTGATAATATTTTCATCACTCAAGTCGAATAAAGCTTGAGCAAGTGCGATTTTTCTAGCTTCTATTGAAATCATGTATTGTTAATTTAGGTGTAAGCAAATCTAGATTTAGCGTCTCGAATAAGTGCATTTAGTGTAAATAATATATGCTCTTTTTCTTTTTTAGGTAATTGTTGTAAACTTAAAACTTGCTCAACAATATCTTTATCAAGCTCTTGGTCAACTTTACCAACTAAATAATCTAAAGAAACTTCTAATACTTCTGACAGTTTAGCTGCTAACTCCATAGATGGTTTTGCTAAATCTCTTTCGTATCGACTAATGATATTAGTATGAACTCCAATTTTTTCTGCTAACTCAGCCTGAGAAAGTTGTTTTAACTTCCTCAAGGTAGCCAATCTATTTTTAAAATCACTCATAAGTGTTTATTTTTTGCTTTGAATGTGTCTTTTTTATAAAAATACTACTTTTTTAGTGTTAAAAAAAATATTAAAAATTGGCTTGTTAGATATTTTTAATTAGATTTACACACTAAAGTGTTAATTTAGTTAAATTTTATTTTTCAAAAGAAATTTTTTTAGACGTCTAAGGGAATTTGCAAACCCTATCAAAATGACAATAGACCAAATCAAGGAAGGCTTAAACATAAAAGATGTTTTAGCTCATTACGGAATAGTAATAAACAAGAATCAACACATCAATTGCCCGTTTCACGAAGATAAGACCCCAAGTATGAAAGTATATGCAGAAACGAACACGGTGTATTGCTTTAGTGGAAATTGCTCTACGCATGGCAGGAGTTTAGATGTAATTGAATTTGTAATAGAGAAAGAAAACTGCACCAAACACGAAGCTATTTTAAAATGTAAATCTATGTTGAATTATGAAGTTCCAGAACTAAAAACAAAGCCCAATGACATTTTAAAAGTTCTATGGGCTGAATTTGTGAGCAGTTATAAAAACTCAAAAGTCAAGGCTTATGCAGCGAAACGAGGTATTGAACGGGTAGAAATTGGTTACAACTCTGGGCGATGGCACAAAAAGAAGAGCGTGAGTGATCAGCAGATCAAAGCAGCTCAAGAA
It includes:
- a CDS encoding type II toxin-antitoxin system RelE/ParE family toxin; protein product: MAKVTVKYSTRALNDLEEIEEYYNQYPSSKQMGQIFQQVEGLKVQPLRGRPIPELKDDKNIRHVNAGNYRVIYHVIAEYLLMILRVFHVRRQLNPNDDLDFNN
- a CDS encoding helix-turn-helix transcriptional regulator gives rise to the protein MSDFKNRLATLRKLKQLSQAELAEKIGVHTNIISRYERDLAKPSMELAAKLSEVLEVSLDYLVGKVDQELDKDIVEQVLSLQQLPKKEKEHILFTLNALIRDAKSRFAYT